TTCGACCGTGGCTTTTGCAGGGGCCGGTTGACTAGCGACGGCAGGACTCGTCGTCGCTGCAACGGTAGGCTTGTCGGCTGGCGTTGGAATGTTCGTCGGCATCGCCGAGGTGCGCGTCATCATCGTCGGCTGAATTGTAAACGGCTGCATCGGGGGCGAAGGGGTGTTCGCAGCCGTCGTTAAGGCGGCGGGTTTGTTGGCGACTCCCGACGAAAGCTGTTTGCCGGTCGTGGTTCCGGAGAGAGCCGGAGCCGGTTGCGGGGCCTGCGTCGTAGAATAAGGAGGAACCGTCGGCTTCAATTCCGGTGTGGACTCTTCCTTTACGACGGCCTTCGGCAGCGACGCCGTGGCCGTGGTGCTCGCCTTATTCGTGTCGAACGCGAGCACCAACTCACGAGCTCCGGCAGTTTGAAGGTGCTTCTTAAATTGCTGGACGACTTCCCCGGGAACGAGCGTTAGCTTCGGATTCGACCAACGTCCTGCGACGTTCGTATCGATTTGCAATTCCCCGAGCCGTTCCAATCCTTGACGCCAGATGCCGGCATCGATTCCGGCTAAGGGGCCGGACGTCGAAGCCACTTGCAGGCCTTCCAGCTTGCTCGTCAAACCAACGTCGAGCAGCTCTCGCGAAATCCAGCCGTGTCCGGCAAGCGACGTCGTGCCGGTGCGCTGCGGTTCGAGAGCGCTGCGCGTCGCGGAGTTGGTGAGCACGGATTCCAACGACAGATCTTGAGCTTCCAAGGTAACGTCGTGTCGTCGTTCCGTGGTGGTCAGTTGGAACGTCGCATTTAATGCAAGTTGACGGTCTTCGTCTTTGAACGTCAGTTTTGCAGGGCGCGATGCCAACGATGGGCAACTCGAAAGATCGGTCAACGAAAGTCCGCTTTTCGTGCCGAGCTTCCAACTCGACGGCAAGCGATCGACTTTGATCTGTCGGACTTGCACCAGCGGAACCGAAGTTCCGGAGACTTTATCTCGTTGCGCTCGGCGACGGCCGACGCAGTCTTTGAAGGCCTGGCTCGTAACGGTCGACGTTTCCAGATCGGCGATTCGTTCGACGAAACCGACGATGCGTTGCACGAAGAGCAGTCGATCGCAGACGCCGGACCAGTTGCGCACGAGGCCCTGAATTTCCACCGCTCGCAACGGATCTTCGTTGTGCGAAGGTTGTGGGCGATCTTCTTTGAGCAAAGTCGGTCCGCGGCTGAACATTCCGACCGGGGCGGCTTGCGAGAGCTTGGTCGGGTCGCAGAAGATGCCGGCGACGTTCATGTCGTTGCAAGCGAAGCGACCACGCAGCATCAGCCCGGGCTCCACGCGAGCGGAAACTTCTTCGACGACGAGCGCCACGTCGGAAGGATGCTCGGGATCGGCGATGCGAAGATTCGTAACCTGAAGATCACCGTTCCAGAGGTCATACGCGACGACGTCGGCGGTGACATCGGTTTGAAGTGCTGCGGACAAATGTTCCAGCAGGCTACGGCCTACCAATCGCGGCGTTTGCATTTGCACCAGCATCGCGGCTGCCATGGCGCAAGAGCAGGCGGCTGCCCATCCGAGCGGACGCACGATCGGTTCGCGCCGCACGCTCATCTGAGCTACGGTCAGGTTGAGTAAGCTCCGGCGGTGCGTCGCGAAGCGGCTGAACACTTGTGCTAGCGGAATCGAGATCGCCAGCCCTGCGGCAAGTGAACCCAAGGTGGCGTAATCGTCGAGCCCGAAGAGTGCCGAAAAGGGGCCGGTTCCGAGCTTGGCGAGATGTACGCTCAGGCCGAGTTGGTCTAAGAGCATCACCCCGATGGAGCGGGTAAAGCCGGAACCGACGAAGGCCGCGAGATAGCCGCACGCTCCTGCGACGATCAGGATCGATGTCGAGCAGTTAAGCAAGACAGCGGCGCAAAGGAACGCCGCGAACGTCAGATTCCACCCGCCGACGGCGCCGGCGGTAAATCCAAGCACGATCGCGGTAAAAATATGGCGTGGCCCATGTCCGCCTCGCAACAGCGAAGCCAAAAAGCTTTTCAATGCATGCATCGACCGAACTCCCCCCGACGCCGTGCGGACGTCGAATGTGATACCGGTTGAATACCACGCGCCCCCCGATCGGCACGCCGAGAAAACCGGATAGGTGATCTATTCCGAAGGTATCGGTCGCACTAGTCCGAGAACTTGAACCGCTTCCCCTCCCTCGCCAAGAGGAGGCGATACGATATAATTCCCAGCGACGGGCTCCGGGCGCTCGGGTGCCGGCGATGCCTGCGCAACAGCGCGATAGACGATGCCCGTCTCCGACGGCAACCACGAACTAAGGACTGCGAAGCACGAACTCCATGGATAACTCTCTCGTTGATCGTGCCGAAACGATTCGTCGCCGCGTGATTCAGCTCCGAGACTCTCTTTGACTACGACTCCAAATGGGCTCGCGTCGCGGAGATCGAGAGCCGAATGTCGCAGCCCGATTTTTGGAACGTGCAGGAACGCGCTCAAGCGACCGTCGGCGAATTGAAGGGCCTGAGCGCGATCGTGAAGCCGATCAAGGACCTCGAACAGTCGTTGGCCGATCTGGATACGATGCTTGAGATGGCCGAAGAAGACCCGGAGTTCGCGGCGGAAGTACCGGCCGAGCTCGACCGGCTCGACCACGTACTCGCCGATCTTGAATTGAAGGGCCTGCTCAACGGCCCTTACGACGCGCACAACGCGATCATGACGATCAACGCTCGCGACGGCGGAATCGACGCGAACGATTGGGCCGAGATGCTGCTGCGCATGTACATCCAGTGGGCGAAAAAGCAGGAGTTCGACGTCGAAATCATCGACCGCGCCGATAACGAACAAGCCGGCATCTCCAACGCCACGATCGCCGTGCGCGGACCGATGGCCTACGGATATCTTCGCGGCGAAAGCGGCATGCATCGCTTGGTGCGCATCAGCCCCTTCAATTCGGAAGGGAAACGGATGACCAGTTTCGCGGCCGTGGATGTTTCGCCGGAAGTGCCTGACGACGCCGAGATCGAAATCAAAGACGACGACGTGCGGATCGATAAGTTCTGCTCGAGCGGTGCCGGCGGACAGCATGTGAATAAGACCGCCAGCGCCGTCCGAATCACGCATTTCCCGAGCGGCATCTCTCAGATTCGCAACTACTTTCAACATCCCGA
The sequence above is drawn from the Planctomycetia bacterium genome and encodes:
- a CDS encoding PCRF domain-containing protein gives rise to the protein MSQPDFWNVQERAQATVGELKGLSAIVKPIKDLEQSLADLDTMLEMAEEDPEFAAEVPAELDRLDHVLADLELKGLLNGPYDAHNAIMTINARDGGIDANDWAEMLLRMYIQWAKKQEFDVEIIDRADNEQAGISNATIAVRGPMAYGYLRGESGMHRLVRISPFNSEGKRMTSFAAVDVSPEVPDDAEIEIKDDDVRIDKFCSSGAGGQHVNKTASAVRITHFPSGISQIRNYFQHPDQRVKDSRTGYSASHFQSVLDGDIQGFLDAVLQWRAGKEVVQE